The Candidatus Lernaella stagnicola sequence CCAGCCGCGCCAGTTGGAAGCCCATCGGCGAGGTGATCAACAACGCCGCGCCCAAGATGCCGGCAAGATCACCGGCCAGGCGGCGTCCGATGACGTAGGCCAAAAAGGCCGTCGCCAACCACGCCAACACGGAAAACAGCCGCCAACCCGCCTCGGGCAGCCCGGCCCGCACCGCCAAGCCCACTAGCAGCGCGAACGTCGGCGGATGCACATCGACGGTAGTAGCGGCAAGCAGATGTCCGTCGCGCGCCGCCAGCGGCAAATAGACTTCGTCGGTGTTGAGGCTCAAGCCCGGCAGGCTGGAGAGGTACACGGCAAGGCCCGCCGCAAGCAACAGAGCGACTGTCCAACGGCGGACCCGGTCACTCACTCGAGATCGCCTTCGAATTCGAGGTCGAAGAAATCGGCCGCGTTAGGAGTGGCGGGGTTGGGCGCGTATTCGGTCGGCTCGGTACCGGCGACGAACATTTCGTTGACCCCCGGCGCGTCGGGGTGCGCCAACAGGCCGGTTTCCGGATCGATGCGCGCGTAGACCAAACCCGTCGGCGCGGCGAAACTCGACGGTTCCCGCCCCTTGAGCGCATTGCGCATGTAATCGATCCAAATCGGCAACGCCGTCGTGCTGCCCGATTCGCTGCGCCCGAGTGATTTGCCGCCGCGGTCGTAACCCACCCAGACCCCGGCCAGCACTTCCGGGGAGAAGCCCACGAACCAAGCATCGGCGTAGTCGTTCGTCGTGCCGGTTTTACCCGCCAGCACCCGGCCCAGCACGTTGCTTTTCGCCCCGGTGCCGCGCGACGCCACGCTGTGCATCATGTCGGTAATCACGAAAGACACCTGCGGGTCCACGACCTGCCGCCGGATCGTCTTGCCGCTGACGATGGCTGAAATCGGGATCTCGCCGTGCGGCTCCGGCGTGTCTTCGTCCTCTTCGTCTTCATCCTCCGGCGTCGTTTTGTCCACGCCGAAATCAGACAAGAACTCCATCAAGCGCCGTTCGCGCATCGGGTCTTCCAGCGGATTGTTATGAACGTCGGGCCAGTTGTTCGCCGCGACCGCGCGCAAATCGGGCTTCTCGGCCAAGGGCGGCGTTTGCTCGACAAAGTCGCTGAACTCCGCCTCTTCCAACAGGTTGCCGTCGGCGTCGGCGACTTGCAGCACGAACACCGGATCGGTGAGCACGCCGCCGGATGCGAACACGCCGAACGCGTTGACCAGCTCCAAGGGCGTGATCTCATACGTGCCGATCGCCATCGACAAATCGCCGCCGGTTAGCGAGTGCAGGCCGACGCGCTTGGCGAAAGCGGTCAGGTAGTCCACGCCGATCATGTCCGCCACGCGAATCGTCACCGTGTTGATCGAGCGCGTCAGCGCCTCACGCAGCGACATGTAGCCGCGAAAACGCCGGTCGTAATTCGCCGGGCGCCAATTGTCGGAAAACACCAGCGCCGTGTCCGGGAACACCGTCGCCGCCGTGAGTCCCGCGTTGACCGCCGCGGCGTACACGATGGGCTTGAACGCACTGCCCGGCTGGCGGCGGGCCTGTACCGCGCGGTTGAACTCGCTTTGTTCGAAGTCGGCCCCGCCGATCATCGCCAGCACGTGGCGCGTGCGTACCTCCATCGACAAAAGCGCCGCCTCGGCCGCGGGCCACGCGGCCAACACGTACGCGCCGCCTTTACTTTCCCGGTACACCTGCACCCGATCGCCGGGGCGTAGCAAATCGCTGGGTCGACGCACCGTGACCGACGTCGTCTTGCGACCGCGCTTGATGCGTGTGGCCCATTTGATCTTCGCCAGCGGCACATCCACCAGCCCGCCGCCCACGTCCACGGTTGCCGTGCGCCTGATGTCGTCCAAACCGATCACCAGGCCTTCGCGCACTTGCGTCGCGTCTTTGCCGGCGTTGATTCGCGTGATGCGCCGCATCGCTTCGGGCCACTGCTCGCGCGGCGTAACCGGCGGCAGCGCCAGGATGCCCTGCCGTTTGGCATGTTGGCGCAGCCCGAGATCGACGGCCGCGCGGGCGGCGCGCTGCAGTTCCAGGTCGCAGGCCGTGGTGACGCGCAGCCCGCCCTGCAGCACTTTTTCGGCGCCGTATTGTTCCATCAGATAACGACGCACGAATTCCACGTAATCCGGCGCGAGTTCTTTGTTGATATCGTGCCAGGGCAGCACGGTCAGCGGCTGAGCGTCGGCGGTTTGAAACTCCTCGGCGGTAATGCGGCCGTCTTCCAGCAGCCGGGTGAGCACGTAATGACGGCGGGTCATCGCCCGTTCAGGCCGCGTGCGCGGACTGTAGCGGCCCGGCGCCTGCACGAGCCCGGCCAGCAAGGCGGCCTCGGCCACGCTGAGTTGCGCGGCGGATTTGCCCAAGTAAGCCCGCGCCGCCGCCTCGACCCCGTACGCGCCGCCGCCGAAGTAGATCTGATTGAGGTACAGATAAAGGATGTCTTCTTTCGACAGGCGGTCCTCGATGCGCTTGGCGAGAATCATTTCCCGCATCTTGCGCGAGTAGGTCTTCTCCGGGGTTAGCAACAGGCTTTTGACCACCTGCTGGGTGATCGTCGATCCACCTTGCTTGATTTCGCCCGCCCGCAGGTTGGCGATCGCCGCCCGCGCGATCCCCCAGTAATCGATGCCCTCGTGTTCAAAAAACGTCTTGTCCTCGGCCGACACGAAGGCGTACACGACGTGCTCCGGCAGATTCTCGGCCGAAATCAGATAACGCCGCTGATTTTCGTACATGAATTCGCCGATCAACTCGCCGTGGCGATCGCGCACTTCGGTCACCAGGTTAGGACGATAATCGTCCAACGAGTCGATCTTGGGCAGCCCGACCGCCAGCATGTTGTAGAAAACGAAGGCGAAAATGCCCGCCGCTACCGCCGCGCCGAGGATGCCGGTGACGACAAAGTTGAGCAACACGTGCCACTTGTGGTTTCGCCCGTGTGGTCTCATCAGCAGCGGTTTGCCCTGGGGCACAGTTCTTCCTCCGCGTCGGTTCGCTCAGCAATATAAGCGGCGCAACCCCGCTCTTTCCAGCCCCGGGGGTCCGGAGCGCAGGGCGCGTTAGGGCTTGAGCACCAGCTTGCCCATCGTGGCGCGGCTTTCCAGCGCGGCGTGGGCGACGGCGGCGTCGGCCAGCGCATACACGCCGTGCAGCGGCAGGCGGGCGGTGCCGTCGCGCAGGTGGGCGAAAAGTTCTTGCCAGCCTTGGCGGTGTCGTTCGGCGTCGTGTTTCACCGAGGCGCCCAGATGGTAGAGGCTGAACCGCGGGGCGTCGGCGAAGCGGCGCATCATCCCGGCCAGCAGCCGTTTGGAGTTCGGCAT is a genomic window containing:
- a CDS encoding PBP1A family penicillin-binding protein, whose amino-acid sequence is MPQGKPLLMRPHGRNHKWHVLLNFVVTGILGAAVAAGIFAFVFYNMLAVGLPKIDSLDDYRPNLVTEVRDRHGELIGEFMYENQRRYLISAENLPEHVVYAFVSAEDKTFFEHEGIDYWGIARAAIANLRAGEIKQGGSTITQQVVKSLLLTPEKTYSRKMREMILAKRIEDRLSKEDILYLYLNQIYFGGGAYGVEAAARAYLGKSAAQLSVAEAALLAGLVQAPGRYSPRTRPERAMTRRHYVLTRLLEDGRITAEEFQTADAQPLTVLPWHDINKELAPDYVEFVRRYLMEQYGAEKVLQGGLRVTTACDLELQRAARAAVDLGLRQHAKRQGILALPPVTPREQWPEAMRRITRINAGKDATQVREGLVIGLDDIRRTATVDVGGGLVDVPLAKIKWATRIKRGRKTTSVTVRRPSDLLRPGDRVQVYRESKGGAYVLAAWPAAEAALLSMEVRTRHVLAMIGGADFEQSEFNRAVQARRQPGSAFKPIVYAAAVNAGLTAATVFPDTALVFSDNWRPANYDRRFRGYMSLREALTRSINTVTIRVADMIGVDYLTAFAKRVGLHSLTGGDLSMAIGTYEITPLELVNAFGVFASGGVLTDPVFVLQVADADGNLLEEAEFSDFVEQTPPLAEKPDLRAVAANNWPDVHNNPLEDPMRERRLMEFLSDFGVDKTTPEDEDEEDEDTPEPHGEIPISAIVSGKTIRRQVVDPQVSFVITDMMHSVASRGTGAKSNVLGRVLAGKTGTTNDYADAWFVGFSPEVLAGVWVGYDRGGKSLGRSESGSTTALPIWIDYMRNALKGREPSSFAAPTGLVYARIDPETGLLAHPDAPGVNEMFVAGTEPTEYAPNPATPNAADFFDLEFEGDLE